Proteins from a single region of Sediminitomix flava:
- a CDS encoding sodium:solute symporter family protein yields MMQLEILDLSIIGLYLLSTILVGLWLKKQASKNMESYFLGGNTLPWYMLGLSNASGMFDISGTMWMVYLAFIYGLKSVWVPWLWPVFNQIFLMIYLSIWLRKSNVLTGAEWIRIRFGDGTSGKMSHMIVVVFALLSVLGFLSYGFIGIGKFMEIFLPWEFVGQYVPFDIPLQYVPHFYGIVFTTIATFYVVMGGMLSIVWTDVIQFAIMTVSALVIAGIAMAKVSPETLALMTPEGWTNPFFAWELNMDWGNLIPAVNERISEDGFSMFGIFFMMMLFKGFFASMAGPAPNFDMQKILSTKTPKEAAKMSGFVSLVLLFPRYLMITGFAVLAIVFFSDEINEAGIAFDFENILPMAINEFVPTGLKGLLLAGLLAAFMSTFASTVNAAPAYLVNDIYLRYINPKAGRKSQMTASYIISALVVVVSTIIGFYVKNINSVLQWIVSALYGGYIAANILKWYWWRFNGHGFFWGMATGIAASMVFPMLFPDILELYYFPLMFAVSMAGSIIGSLVTEPTDEETLKAFYIKVRPWGFWKPIHDKVVAENPQIRKNKDFKRDMVNVIVGIVWQSTLTIMPIYIVIKEQTSFFVTAAICAITVLILKKNWWDNLENAVNPDGETVVKEEEKAEVI; encoded by the coding sequence ATGATGCAACTAGAAATTTTAGATTTATCGATCATAGGGCTTTATCTACTCTCGACCATTTTGGTGGGGCTGTGGTTAAAAAAGCAAGCCTCAAAAAATATGGAATCCTATTTCCTTGGAGGGAACACGCTTCCTTGGTATATGCTCGGGCTTTCGAATGCCTCAGGAATGTTTGACATTTCGGGAACGATGTGGATGGTGTATTTAGCCTTTATATATGGATTGAAGAGTGTTTGGGTTCCTTGGTTATGGCCTGTTTTCAATCAGATTTTCTTAATGATTTACCTTTCTATTTGGCTAAGAAAATCGAATGTACTTACAGGAGCTGAATGGATTCGTATCCGATTTGGAGATGGGACTTCAGGGAAAATGTCGCATATGATTGTGGTCGTTTTTGCCCTTTTGAGTGTACTAGGTTTCTTGAGCTATGGCTTTATCGGGATCGGTAAATTTATGGAAATCTTCTTGCCATGGGAATTTGTTGGACAATACGTTCCATTTGATATTCCTCTGCAATATGTTCCACACTTCTACGGAATTGTGTTTACAACAATCGCAACTTTCTATGTCGTAATGGGGGGGATGCTCAGTATCGTTTGGACTGATGTAATTCAGTTTGCGATCATGACCGTTTCAGCTTTGGTAATTGCAGGAATTGCGATGGCAAAAGTTTCACCAGAGACATTAGCTCTAATGACGCCAGAAGGTTGGACAAATCCGTTCTTCGCTTGGGAATTGAATATGGATTGGGGAAATCTGATTCCAGCCGTAAATGAAAGAATTTCAGAAGATGGTTTCTCTATGTTTGGTATCTTCTTCATGATGATGCTCTTCAAAGGCTTCTTCGCATCTATGGCAGGGCCAGCACCAAACTTCGATATGCAGAAAATTCTTTCGACCAAAACACCGAAAGAAGCAGCAAAGATGTCGGGTTTTGTATCCCTTGTTTTGCTTTTCCCAAGATACTTGATGATTACTGGTTTTGCGGTATTGGCAATCGTCTTCTTTAGCGATGAAATCAATGAAGCGGGTATCGCTTTTGACTTTGAGAATATCCTTCCGATGGCCATCAACGAGTTTGTGCCTACAGGATTAAAAGGACTACTGTTGGCAGGATTGTTAGCCGCGTTCATGTCCACTTTTGCTTCTACAGTAAATGCCGCACCTGCCTATTTAGTAAATGACATCTATTTAAGATATATCAACCCGAAAGCAGGTAGAAAGAGCCAAATGACGGCAAGTTATATCATCTCTGCTTTGGTAGTGGTTGTCAGTACCATCATTGGTTTTTATGTGAAAAATATCAACTCCGTATTGCAGTGGATTGTATCAGCATTGTACGGAGGGTATATCGCAGCCAACATCTTGAAATGGTACTGGTGGAGATTTAATGGTCATGGATTCTTCTGGGGTATGGCTACAGGTATTGCCGCTTCTATGGTCTTCCCAATGCTCTTCCCAGATATACTAGAGCTTTACTACTTCCCACTCATGTTTGCAGTATCTATGGCGGGTAGTATCATTGGTTCTCTTGTAACCGAACCAACAGACGAAGAAACTTTGAAAGCCTTCTATATCAAAGTTCGTCCTTGGGGATTCTGGAAACCTATCCACGATAAAGTAGTGGCAGAAAATCCACAGATCAGAAAGAATAAAGATTTCAAACGTGATATGGTCAATGTAATCGTCGGGATTGTATGGCAAAGTACGCTTACCATCATGCCGATTTACATCGTGATCAAAGAACAAACATCCTTCTTCGTAACAGCAGCTATTTGCGCAATCACAGTACTCATCTTAAAGAAAAACTGGTGGGACAACCTAGAAAATGCAGTTAATCCAGATGGAGAGACTGTAGTAAAAGAGGAAGAGAAAGCAGAGGTAATCTAG
- a CDS encoding AGE family epimerase/isomerase, whose amino-acid sequence MENFINELDQEFRENILQYWIDHTQDFERGGFYGQILHDNTIVKDAPKGSVLNARILWTFSVAYQHYQKAEYLEMARRAYEYIQKFFIDKEFGGVYWMLDADGKAIETKKQIYAIGFTIYAMAEYYKATKDQEALDTAMKLFLDIEEHSFDKYYNGYFEACTREWDILEDLRLSEKDANEKKTMNTHLHILEAYTALYRVHQDGLLKAQLRNLIIVFLEKIIDNRTANFNLFMEEDWTIKSNEVSFGHDIEGSWLLEEAAAILGDGMLLERVQEVCLRMVDVTLKHGIADDGSILNEAANGHIDDERHWWPQAEAMVGFVNAFQLTNKTSYLDAAKKNWEYIKANLINQSGEWYWRVDKNGVPNLEDDKVGPWKCPYHNGRACLEIIHRLKTMISVEAV is encoded by the coding sequence ATGGAAAACTTCATCAACGAATTAGATCAAGAGTTCAGAGAAAACATCCTTCAATATTGGATTGATCATACACAAGATTTTGAGCGAGGTGGTTTTTACGGACAAATTCTACATGATAATACTATTGTGAAAGATGCTCCGAAAGGCTCCGTATTAAATGCTCGTATTTTGTGGACATTCTCAGTTGCTTATCAGCATTACCAAAAAGCAGAATATTTGGAAATGGCTAGAAGAGCCTATGAATACATCCAAAAGTTCTTTATTGATAAAGAATTTGGAGGCGTGTATTGGATGCTTGATGCTGATGGTAAAGCAATCGAAACCAAAAAGCAGATCTATGCGATTGGCTTTACGATTTATGCTATGGCTGAATATTATAAAGCGACCAAAGATCAAGAAGCCCTTGATACCGCGATGAAGCTTTTCCTAGATATTGAAGAACATAGTTTCGACAAATATTATAATGGTTACTTTGAGGCTTGCACAAGAGAGTGGGATATCTTGGAAGATTTGCGTCTGAGTGAAAAAGATGCCAACGAAAAGAAAACAATGAATACGCACCTCCATATTTTGGAGGCTTATACAGCACTGTACCGAGTGCATCAAGATGGTTTACTCAAAGCACAATTAAGGAATCTGATTATTGTTTTCTTAGAAAAAATCATTGACAACAGAACTGCAAACTTTAACCTATTCATGGAAGAAGATTGGACCATTAAGTCTAATGAAGTCTCTTTCGGACATGACATTGAAGGTTCTTGGCTTTTGGAAGAAGCTGCCGCAATTCTTGGAGATGGAATGTTACTTGAAAGAGTACAAGAAGTTTGCTTAAGAATGGTGGATGTGACCTTAAAACATGGTATCGCAGACGATGGCTCTATCTTAAATGAGGCTGCAAATGGTCATATTGACGATGAAAGACATTGGTGGCCACAAGCAGAAGCAATGGTCGGTTTTGTCAATGCATTCCAACTAACAAACAAGACTTCTTATCTGGACGCAGCAAAAAAGAATTGGGAATATATTAAAGCCAATTTGATTAACCAAAGTGGCGAATGGTATTGGAGAGTAGATAAAAATGGTGTACCAAACTTAGAAGACGATAAAGTAGGGCCATGGAAATGTCCTTATCATAATGGAAGAGCTTGTTTGGAGATTATCCACCGTTTGAAAACGATGATTTCTGTTGAAGCTGTTTAA
- a CDS encoding glycoside hydrolase family 130 protein, translating to MEKTFKNKVVRLFEEQESLLRKANAPKAKSNGVFEKYVNPVLTRAHTPLTWRYDFNEKDNPMLMERIGMNATFNAGAIKFDGKYVVVVRVEGVDRKSFFAVAESPNGIDNFRFWDRPITLPQTDQPDTNVYDMRLTKHEDGWIYGLFCTERKDPNAPKGDTSSAVAQCGIARTKDLVNWERLSDLVTYSGQQRNVVLHPEFVNGKYALYTRPQDGFIDTGSGGGIGWGFTDSMENAEVKEETIIHNKTYHTIYEVKNGQGPTPIKTSKGWLHLAHGVRNTAAGLRYTLYMFMTDLADPSKMIALPGGHFIAPYEEERVGDVSNVAFANGWIADEDGSVKIYYASSDTRLHVATSTIDKLVDYCLNTPEDKLTSADSVDTINAMVDKNEEALKALGL from the coding sequence ATGGAAAAGACATTCAAAAATAAAGTAGTTCGTTTATTCGAAGAGCAAGAGAGTTTATTACGAAAAGCAAATGCTCCAAAAGCAAAAAGCAATGGTGTATTTGAGAAATATGTAAATCCTGTACTTACAAGAGCGCATACGCCACTGACTTGGAGATATGACTTCAATGAGAAAGATAATCCGATGCTTATGGAGCGTATCGGGATGAATGCTACTTTCAATGCAGGTGCTATCAAGTTTGATGGAAAATATGTAGTGGTTGTTCGTGTAGAAGGCGTTGACCGTAAGTCATTCTTTGCCGTAGCGGAAAGCCCTAACGGAATTGATAATTTCCGTTTTTGGGATCGACCAATCACTTTACCACAAACAGATCAGCCAGATACCAACGTATATGATATGCGTTTGACCAAACATGAAGACGGTTGGATTTATGGATTATTCTGTACGGAAAGAAAAGACCCAAATGCACCAAAAGGAGATACTTCTTCGGCAGTAGCACAATGCGGTATTGCACGTACAAAAGACTTGGTGAATTGGGAGCGTCTTTCTGATTTGGTGACCTATTCGGGGCAGCAAAGAAATGTGGTTTTGCATCCTGAATTTGTAAATGGAAAATATGCGCTTTATACACGTCCGCAAGACGGATTTATTGATACAGGTTCTGGAGGAGGAATCGGTTGGGGCTTCACAGACTCTATGGAAAACGCAGAAGTGAAAGAAGAAACAATCATTCACAACAAAACTTATCACACGATTTATGAAGTGAAAAACGGACAAGGACCAACACCAATCAAAACCTCAAAAGGTTGGTTGCATTTGGCGCATGGTGTAAGAAACACTGCCGCAGGTCTTCGTTACACACTTTATATGTTTATGACTGACTTAGCCGATCCATCGAAAATGATTGCCTTACCAGGTGGTCACTTCATCGCTCCTTACGAAGAAGAAAGAGTAGGAGATGTTTCTAACGTTGCTTTTGCTAATGGTTGGATTGCAGATGAAGATGGATCAGTAAAAATATATTATGCTTCATCGGATACCCGATTGCATGTAGCCACGTCCACAATCGACAAGTTAGTAGATTACTGTTTAAACACTCCTGAAGATAAGCTCACTTCAGCCGATTCTGTAGATACCATCAATGCAATGGTAGATAAGAATGAAGAGGCGTTGAAAGCTTTGGGTTTATAG
- a CDS encoding arylsulfatase: protein MNRFLKTASALFLASQLGACSIDTVEEQKPNVLLILTDDQGWGDLSFNGNQHLQTPNLDGLFEQSTVLSNFYVNPVCAPSRASLLTGRYNLRTGTSWVTRGTENMRTEEVTMAEIFKDEGYKTGLFGKWHNGAHYPQDPNGQGFDEFWGFCAGHWSNYFDTELQHNQEMTPTKGYITDVLTDKAMVFMEENKEKPFLCFVPYNTPHTPFQVADKYFDKYKDIDFGKGEEGNKQIAAVYGMIDNMDENIGRMLQKMEDLDLDENTIVIFLTDNGPQQYRYNGAFRGRKTDVLEGGVRVPFAIKWQNQIQSQKIMQFSAHIDILPTLLDLCKIEKPQYLKLDGISLSKSIMGEKNKESDRILFDIMTNQDVVSDYKGTAIQAPYKWVIEHGKKSLYNIKHDPSEQSNLIDSLNEKGKQLELAYLNWFDDVTKNGFDPFLIPVGYNQAPVVQLQAHEARLVGDLKYKHSVHGWAHDWVINWKNTTDRIEWDIDVIEDSSFEIFLNYSCSEDQIGSGLMVKANGQELRTTISEAFIPTQIDSPDRASREQEAYEQTWGKLSLGKIQLPKGKHTISLSATKIGKTEVGELKNITMSKQVGNLVKI, encoded by the coding sequence ATGAATAGATTTTTAAAAACAGCTTCAGCATTATTTCTCGCAAGTCAACTTGGAGCTTGTTCGATAGATACAGTAGAGGAGCAAAAACCTAATGTATTACTTATTCTGACAGACGATCAAGGTTGGGGAGATTTATCCTTCAATGGGAATCAGCATTTACAGACCCCAAACTTAGATGGACTTTTTGAGCAAAGTACCGTTCTTTCCAATTTTTATGTCAACCCTGTTTGTGCACCAAGTCGTGCGTCATTATTGACAGGACGTTACAATTTGCGTACGGGAACTTCTTGGGTGACGCGTGGGACTGAAAACATGCGAACTGAAGAAGTTACGATGGCTGAAATTTTTAAAGATGAAGGTTATAAAACGGGACTTTTCGGGAAGTGGCATAATGGTGCGCATTACCCACAAGACCCTAACGGACAAGGTTTCGATGAATTTTGGGGCTTCTGTGCTGGGCATTGGTCAAATTACTTCGACACAGAGCTTCAGCACAATCAAGAAATGACGCCTACAAAAGGATATATTACAGATGTTTTGACTGATAAAGCAATGGTATTTATGGAAGAAAATAAAGAAAAACCGTTCCTCTGCTTTGTACCTTACAATACACCACATACGCCTTTCCAAGTAGCTGATAAATATTTTGATAAGTATAAAGATATTGACTTTGGAAAAGGAGAAGAGGGAAATAAACAAATTGCGGCCGTCTATGGAATGATTGATAACATGGATGAAAATATCGGGCGAATGCTTCAGAAAATGGAAGATTTAGACTTGGATGAAAATACAATCGTGATTTTCCTTACGGATAATGGCCCTCAGCAATACCGTTATAATGGCGCTTTTAGAGGTAGAAAAACAGATGTACTTGAAGGTGGTGTAAGGGTTCCGTTCGCTATAAAGTGGCAAAACCAAATACAATCACAGAAAATCATGCAATTTTCAGCACATATCGACATTCTTCCAACGCTTCTTGATCTATGTAAAATTGAAAAACCACAGTACTTAAAACTAGACGGTATCAGTTTATCAAAAAGTATTATGGGAGAAAAAAATAAAGAAAGTGATAGAATTCTCTTTGACATCATGACAAATCAAGATGTTGTATCAGACTATAAAGGAACAGCTATTCAAGCCCCTTACAAATGGGTGATTGAACATGGAAAAAAGTCGCTTTACAATATTAAACATGACCCTAGCGAACAATCCAACTTAATAGACTCTCTGAATGAAAAAGGAAAGCAATTAGAATTAGCTTACTTGAATTGGTTTGATGATGTTACCAAAAATGGGTTTGACCCTTTCTTAATTCCAGTGGGTTACAATCAAGCTCCTGTTGTTCAGCTTCAAGCACATGAAGCAAGATTAGTTGGAGACTTAAAGTACAAACATAGCGTTCACGGTTGGGCTCATGATTGGGTAATCAATTGGAAAAATACCACAGATCGGATTGAGTGGGATATTGACGTAATAGAAGATAGTAGTTTTGAAATCTTTTTAAATTATAGCTGTTCAGAAGATCAGATTGGATCAGGACTAATGGTAAAAGCAAATGGACAAGAACTTCGTACAACTATTTCGGAAGCATTTATACCTACCCAAATTGATAGTCCTGATAGGGCTTCAAGAGAGCAAGAAGCCTATGAACAAACTTGGGGAAAACTTTCTTTAGGTAAAATTCAATTGCCTAAAGGGAAACATACGATTTCACTTTCTGCTACAAAAATAGGCAAAACTGAGGTTGGAGAACTCAAGAATATAACAATGAGTAAACAGGTTGGCAACCTAGTTAAAATATAA
- a CDS encoding glycoside hydrolase 5 family protein produces MKKQSINILLGILILLLGVSCSSHKHFVSVSGTQFVHKKKPYYFIGANYWYGMNLGMKGEKGDRARLTRELDHMQELGITNLRILASSDGPLSAPWRVQPTLQPEAGVINEEVAEGLDFLLSEMAKRDMKAVMVLNNFWTWSGGMTQYLEWAGEPEAPYPFDGSNSWDAYIKYTQSFYQNEKAMQLFEDFLTKIINRENSITKRSYKEDGTIMAWQLSNEPRGYESRADYLKWIERTASFIKVQDQKHLVCLGTEGNTPGTNAGINVYEDNFSEHIDYMTMHIWVQNWSWFNPTNAEETYPTAFKNVEAYIKDHVASAQKLGKPIVLEEFGIGRDENNHDPKATTVWKDKYYKALFEKVIENAEQGTSLVGANFWAFAGEGRPKHIHDFWEEGDDYIGDPPHERQGWYSVYDQDTTTLNIISESAQKIQRLNDKKYLKEKSDNEVIDSPKEI; encoded by the coding sequence ATGAAAAAACAATCTATCAATATTTTACTAGGCATACTCATCCTTCTTTTAGGAGTATCCTGTAGTAGTCACAAACACTTTGTTTCTGTATCGGGAACACAGTTTGTTCATAAGAAAAAGCCCTACTATTTCATTGGAGCCAATTATTGGTACGGAATGAATTTGGGAATGAAGGGAGAAAAAGGCGATCGAGCAAGATTGACCCGAGAGCTAGACCATATGCAAGAACTCGGAATCACAAACTTGCGAATCTTAGCTTCGAGTGATGGTCCGCTTTCAGCACCTTGGCGAGTTCAACCTACTTTACAACCCGAAGCAGGAGTAATAAATGAAGAAGTAGCCGAAGGTCTTGATTTCCTCTTGTCTGAAATGGCAAAAAGAGATATGAAAGCGGTGATGGTACTCAATAACTTTTGGACTTGGTCTGGAGGAATGACGCAATATTTGGAATGGGCAGGAGAACCCGAAGCGCCATATCCTTTCGATGGTTCAAACTCTTGGGATGCCTACATCAAATACACACAGTCATTTTATCAGAATGAAAAAGCAATGCAGCTTTTTGAAGATTTCTTGACGAAAATAATCAACCGTGAAAATAGCATTACTAAAAGAAGTTATAAAGAAGACGGAACAATTATGGCTTGGCAACTTTCAAATGAGCCAAGAGGATATGAATCTCGTGCAGATTACTTAAAGTGGATTGAGCGTACAGCTTCTTTTATCAAAGTTCAAGATCAAAAGCACTTAGTTTGTTTAGGTACTGAAGGAAATACACCGGGTACAAATGCAGGCATCAATGTATATGAAGATAATTTTTCCGAACATATTGATTATATGACCATGCATATTTGGGTACAGAATTGGTCTTGGTTTAACCCTACCAATGCAGAAGAAACTTATCCGACTGCCTTCAAAAATGTAGAAGCTTACATCAAAGATCATGTTGCCTCAGCGCAAAAACTAGGTAAACCAATCGTCTTGGAAGAATTCGGAATTGGTAGAGATGAGAACAACCATGATCCGAAAGCAACGACGGTGTGGAAGGATAAATATTATAAAGCTCTTTTTGAGAAAGTCATTGAGAATGCGGAGCAAGGAACATCATTAGTCGGAGCAAATTTTTGGGCTTTTGCTGGAGAAGGCAGACCAAAACACATTCACGATTTTTGGGAAGAAGGAGATGACTACATCGGAGATCCTCCACATGAAAGACAAGGATGGTATTCGGTGTATGATCAAGATACTACAACACTAAATATCATCAGTGAATCAGCTCAAAAAATTCAACGATTGAATGATAAAAAATACTTGAAAGAAAAGTCTGATAATGAAGTCATAGATTCTCCAAAAGAAATCTAA